A single genomic interval of Aureliella helgolandensis harbors:
- a CDS encoding LptF/LptG family permease, whose protein sequence is MTRIDRYILTLYARVLVICFSSVTGLLIVVQILTNLDEFVRYAEHSHRTLLSSLIEYFSPFAVVIFEKLSGMLALLAMLFVIAWLNKTNELTALLAAGVTKRRIIRPLLIASFALIAVAAASRELILPRYQDQLTKNPQDLAGNPRPIRPLYDPDPMVLFQGQHLVTATAEIIGPNLKIYGGPLFTALGNKLTAERAQWTAATSEHPAGFILQNVETPTNVVALPSVYTADQTPLLRTPTDAPWLAPDSCFLASSVNIEMLRGGSTWKQFASTGELVHFVKGETAVNSRDVRVQIHQRLLRPLSDWTVLLLGIPVLLKRPDRHMFWVAGVCLGIVAGFTAVSMGLSTLGNSGQLVSPALSIWLPLLLFLPWGWAQTAKAMTT, encoded by the coding sequence ATGACTCGCATTGATCGCTACATCCTGACGCTCTACGCCCGCGTCTTGGTTATCTGTTTTTCGTCAGTCACCGGTCTGCTCATCGTCGTGCAGATCTTGACCAATCTCGATGAATTCGTCAGATATGCAGAACACAGCCACCGCACGCTATTGTCCTCACTGATTGAGTACTTCAGTCCGTTTGCGGTCGTGATTTTCGAAAAGCTCAGTGGTATGCTGGCGTTGCTAGCGATGTTGTTTGTCATCGCTTGGCTGAATAAGACCAATGAATTGACTGCCTTGTTGGCAGCCGGCGTGACGAAACGGCGTATCATTCGCCCTCTGCTCATCGCCTCTTTTGCCTTGATCGCCGTTGCTGCCGCATCGCGTGAATTGATCCTCCCTCGCTACCAAGACCAATTGACGAAGAACCCGCAAGATTTGGCTGGCAACCCGCGTCCCATCCGTCCACTCTATGACCCAGATCCCATGGTGCTGTTTCAGGGGCAGCATCTCGTCACTGCGACTGCGGAAATTATCGGCCCGAATCTCAAGATCTACGGGGGACCACTGTTCACCGCTCTTGGAAATAAACTAACCGCTGAACGGGCCCAATGGACTGCTGCGACCAGCGAACACCCAGCTGGCTTCATCTTGCAGAATGTCGAGACGCCGACCAACGTCGTTGCACTCCCCAGTGTTTACACCGCAGACCAAACCCCTTTATTGCGAACCCCTACGGATGCTCCCTGGCTGGCTCCCGACAGCTGCTTCCTGGCAAGCAGCGTCAATATTGAGATGTTGCGTGGAGGATCTACCTGGAAGCAATTTGCCTCCACCGGCGAATTGGTGCATTTCGTCAAAGGGGAAACAGCGGTGAATAGCCGAGATGTGCGCGTGCAAATCCACCAGCGTCTGCTCCGCCCATTGTCGGACTGGACCGTCCTACTACTAGGAATCCCAGTCCTGTTGAAACGCCCAGACCGACACATGTTTTGGGTGGCTGGCGTGTGCTTGGGAATCGTGGCAGGTTTTACCGCAGTTTCCATGGGCCTGTCCACTCTAGGCAATTCAGGCCAGCTCGTTTCGCCAGCCCTCTCCATTTGGCTTCCACTGCTGCTATTCTTGCCCTGGGGATGGGCGCAGACCGCCAAAGCAATGACCACGTAA
- a CDS encoding DUF4254 domain-containing protein, with translation MSSPTPLIDISQVLELHRSTVELWHLQPVENTYQGVLELVCQQHIFNYELWHQEDIARSRDVTDAEIAKVKRAIDQYNQARNDHIEKLDDWLTQQLEVNGVSPKPDAKLNTETPGSAVDRLSIMSLRLYHYEEQLQREDVDQDHLARMQARIALCQEQRHDLSRSLSELLEEIQAGTKMHKTYRQMKMYNDPTLNPYLYKAAK, from the coding sequence ATGTCTAGTCCTACCCCTTTGATCGACATCTCCCAGGTCCTCGAATTGCATCGCAGTACCGTAGAATTGTGGCACTTGCAGCCAGTGGAAAATACCTACCAAGGCGTATTGGAGCTGGTCTGCCAGCAGCACATTTTTAACTATGAGCTGTGGCATCAAGAGGATATTGCGCGGAGTCGAGACGTTACGGACGCCGAAATTGCGAAGGTAAAACGGGCTATCGATCAATACAATCAAGCCCGCAACGATCACATTGAAAAACTCGACGATTGGCTCACCCAGCAGCTTGAGGTGAACGGCGTTTCGCCTAAGCCCGACGCAAAATTGAACACCGAGACGCCCGGTAGCGCGGTTGATCGCCTGAGCATTATGTCGCTACGGCTCTATCACTACGAGGAGCAGTTGCAGCGAGAAGATGTCGATCAAGATCATCTGGCGCGGATGCAAGCCAGGATCGCATTGTGCCAAGAGCAACGCCACGACTTGAGTCGCTCGCTTAGTGAGCTGCTCGAGGAAATCCAAGCTGGCACCAAAATGCACAAGACCTATCGGCAGATGAAAATGTACAACGACCCCACCCTCAATCCCTACCTCTACAAAGCGGCGAAATAG
- a CDS encoding CCA tRNA nucleotidyltransferase, whose protein sequence is MSGETSRQGADRSRTFALEVVTRLRNAGFEALWAGGCVRDLLMGNVPTDYDVATSATPEAVRALFGKSRTLPVGLAFGVVIVLPSAKGADPIEVATFRTETSYSDGRHPDSVEYSTAEFDAQRRDFTINGMFYDPLSEKVLDFVGGNNDLERRVVRAIGTASDRIAEDKLRMLRAIRFAARFGFELDPQTRQAIGQQATQIDVVSGERVASELRKMLLTDRPAWGMQMLFEVGLLGAIFPELQNVWPQASEKVRRLLQALADWPLARPEDDVWKSRLAGMLWPFVGCRDIPSDHTAPMRGTGDGAQGTRPLVETRELLKTRLKLSNDELVGIDYALRSQQFFEQAGPTTGHLPWSVLQPWLIHPQLQTGWLLFQARATVEPHLQGACEWIDQKLNQSREQLDPPPLITGQTLIELGMRPNPAFRDLLAAVRAQQLDRQLTSPEAALEWIQSQRESFGPDAC, encoded by the coding sequence ATGTCGGGAGAAACTAGTCGTCAGGGGGCAGATCGTAGTCGAACATTTGCACTGGAAGTGGTAACTAGGCTGCGAAATGCTGGGTTTGAGGCATTGTGGGCAGGCGGGTGTGTCCGCGATTTGCTGATGGGAAATGTTCCAACCGATTATGACGTGGCGACGTCGGCGACTCCGGAAGCGGTCCGAGCACTGTTTGGGAAGTCTCGCACCTTGCCCGTGGGGCTGGCGTTTGGAGTTGTAATTGTACTTCCGTCCGCCAAGGGGGCGGATCCCATTGAAGTGGCCACGTTTCGAACGGAAACCAGCTACAGCGACGGGCGGCATCCCGACTCGGTGGAATACTCCACTGCGGAGTTCGACGCTCAACGCCGCGACTTCACGATCAATGGCATGTTTTATGACCCGCTGTCAGAAAAGGTCTTGGACTTTGTCGGTGGCAATAACGACCTCGAACGGCGAGTGGTGCGGGCTATTGGAACCGCCAGTGATCGGATTGCTGAGGACAAGTTGCGCATGTTGCGCGCGATACGGTTTGCAGCTCGATTTGGCTTCGAACTCGATCCACAGACTCGGCAAGCCATCGGGCAGCAGGCAACACAGATCGACGTGGTCAGCGGGGAGCGTGTGGCCAGTGAACTGCGTAAGATGCTGCTGACCGATCGGCCGGCGTGGGGCATGCAAATGCTGTTCGAAGTGGGGCTGCTCGGAGCGATTTTTCCGGAGCTTCAGAATGTTTGGCCGCAGGCGTCGGAAAAGGTCAGGCGGTTGCTTCAGGCCCTGGCGGATTGGCCGCTAGCGAGACCCGAAGACGATGTGTGGAAATCGCGATTGGCTGGCATGTTGTGGCCCTTTGTGGGCTGCCGGGACATCCCGTCGGATCACACCGCGCCGATGCGCGGCACTGGTGATGGTGCCCAGGGGACTCGGCCGCTGGTCGAGACGCGGGAGTTGCTCAAGACTCGGCTCAAATTGTCCAACGATGAATTAGTGGGAATCGACTATGCGCTTCGTTCCCAGCAATTTTTTGAGCAGGCGGGGCCGACGACTGGGCACCTGCCATGGTCGGTGCTGCAACCCTGGCTCATTCATCCACAGCTGCAAACCGGTTGGCTGCTGTTTCAAGCTCGGGCTACGGTTGAGCCGCATTTGCAGGGGGCGTGTGAGTGGATCGATCAGAAATTGAATCAGTCACGCGAGCAATTGGACCCGCCCCCTCTGATCACCGGCCAAACTTTGATCGAATTGGGAATGCGCCCCAATCCGGCGTTCCGAGATTTGCTGGCTGCCGTGCGAGCGCAACAGTTAGATCGGCAATTGACCAGCCCGGAAGCCGCGTTGGAATGGATCCAATCGCAGCGCGAGTCGTTTGGGCCAGACGCCTGTTAA
- a CDS encoding PH domain-containing protein, producing the protein MSSDIPSSDIPSSEPPNSVTPPADSESPARDKFQAAAAERIAAARAVPPERSLWKGGYSPKAMYGTWVVSAVVTVLALVLVGLFAGDQANVWMIVGAVVLLVWCYVIALYMYRRLSMHYELTTQRFVHQEGLLVRQTDRIEVIDIADVSYKQGIVQRMLGVGSVTIESTDRSHPQLILRGIDKVPEIASLIDDVRREERRRRSLHIETN; encoded by the coding sequence ATGAGTAGCGACATACCGAGTAGCGATATACCGAGTAGTGAGCCGCCCAACAGTGTGACTCCCCCTGCCGATTCCGAGTCGCCCGCGCGCGACAAATTCCAGGCTGCTGCAGCCGAGCGGATCGCAGCAGCTCGCGCGGTCCCACCCGAGCGAAGCCTCTGGAAAGGTGGGTATTCCCCCAAAGCCATGTACGGGACGTGGGTCGTTTCGGCGGTTGTGACTGTGCTTGCCTTAGTCCTGGTGGGATTGTTCGCGGGGGACCAGGCCAATGTGTGGATGATCGTAGGGGCGGTAGTACTGTTGGTCTGGTGCTACGTCATCGCACTCTACATGTACCGCCGCTTAAGCATGCACTACGAATTGACTACCCAGCGATTTGTGCATCAAGAGGGCTTGCTAGTACGGCAGACAGACCGCATCGAGGTCATCGATATTGCCGACGTGAGCTACAAGCAAGGTATCGTCCAACGCATGCTGGGGGTCGGAAGCGTGACGATTGAAAGCACGGATCGTTCCCATCCTCAGTTGATTCTGCGCGGGATCGATAAAGTGCCAGAAATAGCGAGTTTGATCGACGATGTGCGACGTGAAGAGCGTAGGAGACGCAGTTTGCACATTGAAACGAACTAG
- the nrdR gene encoding transcriptional regulator NrdR: MFCPHCAADNDRVIDSRACEDGRAIRRRRICNQCKKRFTTYERVEQYTLQVRKKDDAREPFQREKIEQGLERACWKRPFSREQIREVAARAEAHIMSDYEAEIHSSVIGHIVMQQLAALDHVAYVRFASVYREFKDVEDFVAELAPLRHPTPQPPSRESTL; this comes from the coding sequence ATGTTCTGTCCCCATTGCGCTGCGGACAACGATCGAGTCATCGACTCGCGTGCCTGCGAGGATGGTCGCGCAATTCGCCGCAGACGGATTTGCAATCAATGCAAGAAACGCTTCACGACCTATGAACGGGTCGAGCAGTATACGCTGCAAGTTCGAAAAAAAGATGACGCCCGCGAACCTTTTCAACGCGAGAAGATAGAGCAGGGGCTGGAGCGTGCCTGTTGGAAGCGTCCCTTCAGCCGCGAACAAATTCGCGAGGTGGCCGCACGGGCGGAAGCTCACATCATGTCGGACTACGAGGCCGAGATTCATAGCAGTGTCATTGGCCATATCGTCATGCAGCAATTAGCCGCATTGGACCACGTTGCGTACGTGCGTTTTGCCAGCGTCTACCGCGAGTTCAAAGATGTGGAGGACTTTGTCGCTGAGCTTGCTCCACTGCGGCATCCCACTCCCCAGCCACCGTCCCGAGAGAGCACTCTCTAG
- a CDS encoding polyprenyl synthetase family protein, whose amino-acid sequence MIEPNTDLETQPFNWTSARSFRGLDASAAAPRSKVSTEHLLGSVHELIGEELDGVEATLQQAVNSRHREVQVLSQQAASMGGKRLRPMLVLLSAAAIPTTSAGLDKEWGRRRRVDTQSIAGAVELVHAASLVHDDVMDRAEQRRHRPTIMAQAGNSTAILLGDYLFTRAYALAAACRSTLPARRIADAAALLCEGELRQQMSIGNWELSLKEYRSILLQKTGALCGVSCQLGAWAGQAPREYRRALFQYGNMLGLAFQIYDDWLDYWGTDQVGKTLGTDFAQRKPTLPVLHLLNDCDPTQRELLLAQLDGCAASPTGDSPAQLPFPGLLDQLQEAGSSNFTLQVAEHCVRRAKQSLDCIPDSRSKTLLFAIADYSIARKQ is encoded by the coding sequence ATGATCGAACCCAATACAGATCTTGAAACGCAGCCGTTCAATTGGACTTCAGCCCGCTCATTTCGCGGCCTGGATGCCTCCGCCGCAGCCCCTCGCAGTAAGGTCTCTACGGAGCATCTGTTGGGAAGCGTTCACGAGTTGATCGGAGAAGAGCTCGACGGAGTGGAAGCGACTCTTCAGCAAGCGGTGAACAGCCGGCACCGCGAAGTTCAGGTGTTGAGCCAGCAAGCTGCCTCCATGGGGGGCAAGCGGCTGCGCCCCATGTTGGTGCTGCTATCTGCAGCAGCCATCCCCACGACTTCGGCAGGCCTGGACAAAGAGTGGGGCCGCCGACGAAGAGTGGACACGCAATCGATTGCCGGAGCGGTCGAGTTGGTGCATGCAGCGAGTTTGGTTCACGATGATGTCATGGACCGAGCTGAGCAGCGCCGCCATCGACCGACCATCATGGCCCAAGCTGGAAATTCCACCGCGATTCTGCTGGGAGATTATCTCTTCACGCGCGCCTATGCACTCGCTGCAGCCTGCCGCAGTACGCTGCCGGCACGACGCATCGCGGATGCGGCCGCTCTTCTGTGCGAAGGGGAGTTGCGGCAGCAGATGTCGATTGGCAATTGGGAGTTGTCGCTCAAAGAGTACCGCAGCATCCTGCTGCAGAAGACCGGTGCACTGTGTGGCGTGAGCTGCCAATTGGGAGCTTGGGCGGGGCAGGCGCCGCGCGAATATCGCCGCGCACTGTTTCAGTATGGAAACATGCTGGGGCTCGCCTTCCAAATCTACGATGATTGGCTCGATTATTGGGGCACCGATCAGGTGGGGAAGACGCTGGGGACCGATTTCGCGCAGCGCAAACCAACGCTCCCCGTACTCCACCTCCTCAACGACTGCGATCCCACGCAACGCGAGTTGCTGCTTGCTCAGTTGGATGGCTGTGCGGCTTCGCCGACGGGTGACAGCCCGGCTCAACTTCCATTCCCGGGGCTGCTAGACCAGCTGCAAGAAGCGGGCTCCAGCAATTTCACGCTTCAGGTCGCCGAGCATTGCGTGCGACGCGCCAAGCAGAGTCTGGATTGCATCCCCGATTCACGCAGCAAAACGTTGCTGTTTGCCATTGCCGATTACAGCATTGCCAGGAAGCAGTAG
- the moaC gene encoding cyclic pyranopterin monophosphate synthase MoaC, whose protein sequence is MESESHQAGHLSHVDSHGQAHMIDVGDKAVSRRSATASAHCRMNADTARAVRGNSLRKGDVLQVARLAAIGAAKRTDELIPLCHSIPLDSVQVAFAWLEPELLEIQVTAVATGKTGVEMEAMVGASLAALTVYDMCKSSDREMVVENVQLLHKVGGVRGEFQRANFQRNED, encoded by the coding sequence TTGGAAAGCGAAAGCCACCAGGCTGGGCACTTGTCACACGTCGACTCGCACGGACAGGCCCACATGATCGATGTTGGGGACAAAGCCGTGTCGCGCCGATCCGCGACGGCGTCGGCCCACTGCCGCATGAACGCCGACACAGCCCGCGCGGTGAGAGGAAATAGCCTGCGAAAAGGGGATGTGTTGCAGGTTGCTCGGCTCGCGGCCATTGGAGCTGCCAAACGCACCGACGAGCTGATACCGTTGTGTCACAGTATTCCACTGGATAGCGTGCAAGTCGCGTTTGCCTGGCTTGAACCCGAGTTGCTAGAGATCCAAGTCACGGCGGTGGCTACCGGCAAGACCGGTGTCGAGATGGAAGCCATGGTGGGGGCCAGCCTTGCCGCGTTGACCGTTTACGACATGTGCAAGTCCAGCGACCGGGAGATGGTAGTTGAGAATGTCCAGTTACTTCACAAAGTTGGCGGAGTCCGTGGTGAGTTTCAGCGAGCTAATTTTCAGCGAAACGAGGATTAA
- a CDS encoding response regulator encodes MKVFTTGQVAKICKVAPRTVSKWFDSGRLKGYRIPGSQDRRIPREYLIKFLKEHGMPLGDLEDEAMAKVLIVAQDQVLIENLKRELPPEKAFKVGTAASGFEAGIQAESFHPDCMIVDFSIGKVEALQICQNLRKNNDFTEIVLIALLPDDGQTFSFDRSAINETFKKPFDARLLAERLRTLVGGKKELV; translated from the coding sequence ATGAAGGTGTTCACCACAGGACAGGTCGCTAAGATCTGTAAGGTGGCCCCTCGGACCGTAAGCAAATGGTTCGACTCCGGCCGACTCAAAGGGTATCGCATTCCCGGTTCCCAGGACCGTCGCATACCACGCGAGTACCTCATTAAGTTCCTCAAGGAGCATGGTATGCCCTTGGGAGACTTGGAAGATGAGGCAATGGCTAAAGTCTTGATCGTTGCTCAGGACCAAGTTTTGATCGAAAATCTCAAGCGAGAATTGCCTCCTGAGAAAGCGTTCAAAGTTGGTACTGCTGCGAGTGGTTTTGAGGCGGGCATCCAAGCTGAGAGTTTCCATCCCGATTGCATGATCGTGGATTTCTCGATCGGCAAAGTGGAAGCTCTGCAAATTTGCCAAAACTTGCGCAAAAACAACGATTTTACCGAAATCGTCTTGATTGCGTTGCTGCCTGATGACGGACAAACATTTAGCTTTGACCGCTCCGCCATCAACGAAACGTTCAAGAAGCCGTTCGACGCTCGCCTGTTGGCCGAACGTCTGCGAACTTTGGTCGGGGGAAAGAAAGAGCTGGTCTAA
- a CDS encoding ABC transporter transmembrane domain-containing protein, with protein sequence MPLRIASLLGGGIALCVPVAFLLLGTVLQCLMVAGASPAMLRLSNYLPDLNGLLPPALSPLAQVIAWLAIALVLMVLMASLLFLFYYQIHVAAVRFEVALIARLRKHARALATVRTLSAQQTALTDCLDYHLPRVRASLGRWWRTFPRHAVQLISCSILACLLQPLLSLLTVIAALLIVLTYRLVDRQRRTTLPVVRERATQQRGSLISLSLQGPLLESVHDESEVERRFSDELAHYQRDAVRSLTSSIWKTPVLILVSSILAGLFLLVSSVQILRDDSSLSVAGMLTFLLCVLAAIVSTLRLQRSLRELQSVENAADALEHFLSLPVEEYDTKSLKSISKITQEVVMDHVTVQDSSGRKLLDNVSARFTPGKLIGVIASHSLQSRALVELLMGFGRPVSGRLLFDNQPVTDLQPESLSHCSHWVSQDGAIVTGTVRENLVHSQAVPGYDIDEAIVDGRLTEVLQQLPDGLATLITPGDDRLRGDAAFRIGIGRARVLKASIVVIEEPESHIDQQVEQQTLDAIRSLVRDESIAVVLPQRLMTLRLCDQVIVIHDHKVVDIGSHADLLQKNELYRHLNYLRFNPFRTVAS encoded by the coding sequence GTGCCGTTGCGCATTGCATCGCTGCTCGGAGGGGGGATCGCGTTGTGCGTTCCTGTTGCATTTCTACTACTAGGAACGGTGCTCCAGTGTTTGATGGTGGCCGGTGCTTCGCCAGCGATGCTCAGACTATCCAATTATTTGCCAGACCTGAATGGGCTGCTGCCCCCTGCCCTGTCACCACTGGCTCAAGTAATTGCTTGGCTAGCGATCGCCCTGGTGCTGATGGTACTCATGGCCAGCCTGCTGTTCCTGTTCTACTATCAAATTCATGTCGCAGCGGTTCGCTTCGAAGTTGCGTTGATTGCGCGCTTAAGAAAACATGCGCGCGCTTTAGCGACCGTCAGGACCTTGTCTGCCCAGCAAACCGCCTTAACCGATTGCCTTGATTATCACTTGCCTCGTGTGCGAGCTAGCCTCGGGCGTTGGTGGAGAACCTTTCCACGGCATGCGGTGCAGCTCATTAGTTGTTCCATCTTGGCCTGTCTGTTGCAGCCCTTGTTGAGCCTGTTGACCGTTATTGCGGCGTTGTTGATCGTCTTGACCTATCGCCTCGTTGATCGGCAGCGCCGCACCACTTTGCCCGTGGTCCGCGAGCGAGCGACGCAACAACGCGGCAGCCTGATATCGCTCAGCTTGCAGGGGCCCTTACTGGAGTCGGTGCATGATGAGTCCGAGGTTGAGCGACGATTTTCCGACGAGCTGGCGCATTATCAACGCGACGCAGTGCGAAGCTTGACGAGCTCCATATGGAAAACACCGGTTCTGATCCTTGTTTCAAGCATTCTGGCTGGATTGTTTCTGTTGGTGAGCTCCGTTCAGATCCTCCGCGACGACAGTAGCCTGAGCGTGGCTGGCATGCTGACCTTCTTGCTGTGTGTCCTGGCTGCAATTGTCAGTACGCTTCGCTTGCAACGCTCGCTTCGGGAACTGCAGTCGGTGGAGAACGCGGCCGATGCGTTGGAGCATTTTCTTTCGCTTCCGGTGGAGGAATACGATACGAAGTCGCTGAAGTCGATTTCCAAAATTACCCAAGAAGTGGTCATGGACCACGTGACGGTTCAGGACAGCAGCGGTCGCAAGTTGCTCGACAATGTTTCAGCTCGTTTTACGCCAGGCAAGCTGATTGGCGTGATCGCCAGCCATAGCCTGCAGTCTCGCGCTCTCGTTGAACTCCTAATGGGGTTCGGGCGACCCGTCAGTGGACGCTTGCTGTTCGACAACCAACCGGTGACCGATTTGCAACCCGAGAGCCTATCCCATTGCTCGCATTGGGTTTCGCAGGATGGGGCGATTGTCACAGGCACCGTACGTGAGAACCTCGTCCACTCGCAGGCCGTTCCTGGCTACGACATTGACGAGGCGATCGTGGATGGACGGCTCACCGAAGTGTTGCAGCAGTTGCCGGATGGATTGGCGACTCTGATCACGCCCGGCGATGATCGCCTGCGTGGGGATGCCGCGTTTCGTATTGGCATCGGTCGCGCACGAGTGCTCAAGGCGTCGATCGTCGTGATCGAAGAGCCCGAGTCGCATATTGATCAGCAAGTTGAGCAGCAAACGCTCGATGCGATTCGCAGCTTGGTGAGGGACGAATCGATCGCGGTGGTGCTGCCACAGCGTTTAATGACTCTCCGTCTATGTGATCAAGTCATTGTGATTCACGATCATAAAGTGGTAGACATTGGCTCCCACGCTGACCTCCTGCAGAAAAATGAGCTGTATCGCCATTTGAATTACCTGCGGTTCAATCCCTTCCGCACGGTAGCATCCTAA
- a CDS encoding class I SAM-dependent methyltransferase: MNTSASTFDLAAREYSQQLDQGISLSGESADFFVEHRVRLLATYLQTHTEIRRPRVLDFGCGIGNATEALKEQLDACEVMGLDCSSESIRLAQQRFANSAYRWTVGGSEIAPSSLDVVYTSGVFHHIEPAQRQVELSRIFQWLKPGGVLALFENNPWNPATHWVMSRIPFDHDAQCLSPWETRRRISQAGLTPQLTRSLFFFPRCLRYLRPLEPLLSPLPMGAQYVVLARRSRDLPSGN; this comes from the coding sequence ATGAACACTTCAGCCTCCACATTTGATTTGGCTGCACGCGAATATAGCCAGCAGCTGGATCAAGGGATCTCCTTGAGCGGGGAGTCTGCGGACTTTTTCGTAGAGCATCGAGTTCGCCTGCTGGCAACCTATTTGCAGACTCATACCGAAATTAGACGCCCTCGGGTGCTCGATTTTGGTTGCGGAATTGGCAACGCCACGGAAGCATTGAAGGAACAACTCGATGCATGTGAGGTGATGGGCCTTGATTGCTCCTCCGAGTCGATCCGCCTCGCTCAACAACGGTTTGCCAACTCCGCATATCGGTGGACCGTGGGTGGAAGCGAAATTGCACCAAGTAGTCTTGACGTGGTGTATACCTCTGGAGTCTTTCACCATATCGAGCCAGCGCAACGGCAAGTCGAGCTGTCACGCATTTTTCAATGGTTGAAGCCGGGCGGCGTGCTGGCCTTGTTTGAGAACAATCCATGGAATCCCGCTACGCACTGGGTGATGTCGAGGATCCCTTTCGATCATGATGCGCAATGTTTATCTCCATGGGAAACTCGGCGACGCATTAGCCAAGCTGGCCTCACGCCACAGCTGACTCGTTCCCTGTTCTTTTTTCCGCGTTGCTTGCGGTATCTTCGCCCTTTGGAACCGCTGCTGAGTCCCTTGCCGATGGGCGCTCAGTATGTGGTGCTGGCCAGGCGATCTCGCGACCTCCCGAGCGGTAATTAA
- a CDS encoding glycosyltransferase family 2 protein: MNRSETSRSLGQFAETKFNAFEDDSTDFLETVRDLSSESLDQQFDSLIDLLATEQNSDTAVLTLAECEDETQADTADLLTASTATELPSATQAQATAAACETLELSIVMPCLDEADTVGNCILKAQFALEKMGIRGEVIVADNGSTDDSVRLAEELGARVVHVTEPGYGAALMGGIEAARGRFVVMGDADDSYDFSQAHRFYNRLCEGAELVQGCRLPSGGGRVMPGAMPWLHQYGNPALTWLVQKMFKAPIHDVYCGMRGFSKDLYERLDQRCTGMEFATEMIIKSTLFGAKIAEVPIVLHRDGRQSHRPHLRTFRDGWRTLRFFLLQSPRWTFLAPGALLAGLGGIGYALVLSRANVAGIVFDVHTLLVATLGLMIAAQLASFALLAKTFAASEGLLPLDQRVERFTKRFSLERMLSLSALLIATGGGVVAWKSWEWAAEGFGALDYSHTMRWIIPAAGAIAVGAQFAFSSFLMSVLRLARR, translated from the coding sequence ATGAATCGTTCGGAAACTTCTCGCAGCTTAGGGCAATTCGCAGAAACGAAATTCAATGCATTTGAGGATGACTCGACCGATTTCCTGGAAACTGTCCGAGACCTTTCCAGCGAGAGTCTCGATCAACAATTCGATTCGTTGATCGACTTGCTGGCTACCGAGCAAAACTCCGACACGGCGGTGCTTACCCTCGCTGAGTGTGAGGATGAAACTCAGGCAGATACAGCCGACTTGCTAACTGCATCGACTGCAACCGAACTGCCCTCTGCTACGCAGGCCCAGGCAACTGCGGCTGCCTGCGAAACGCTGGAATTAAGTATAGTGATGCCTTGTTTGGACGAGGCGGATACCGTGGGGAACTGCATTCTCAAGGCTCAATTTGCCTTGGAGAAAATGGGGATTCGCGGGGAGGTCATTGTTGCCGATAACGGTAGCACCGACGATTCCGTCCGGCTGGCGGAAGAGTTGGGTGCGCGGGTCGTGCATGTGACGGAACCTGGCTACGGTGCGGCTCTCATGGGAGGCATCGAGGCGGCGCGTGGACGCTTTGTGGTCATGGGGGATGCTGACGATAGCTACGATTTCAGTCAAGCCCATCGCTTTTACAACCGCCTGTGTGAGGGAGCAGAACTGGTACAGGGGTGCCGGCTTCCTAGTGGCGGAGGGCGAGTCATGCCTGGAGCCATGCCGTGGTTGCATCAATATGGCAACCCAGCGCTTACGTGGTTAGTGCAGAAAATGTTCAAAGCGCCCATTCATGATGTTTATTGTGGCATGCGTGGATTTTCGAAAGACCTCTACGAGCGTCTTGACCAACGCTGCACGGGGATGGAATTTGCCACCGAGATGATTATTAAGAGTACCCTGTTTGGTGCTAAGATCGCGGAGGTGCCGATCGTACTGCATCGCGATGGTCGCCAGTCGCACCGCCCCCATTTGCGTACGTTTCGAGATGGCTGGAGAACGCTTCGATTCTTCTTGTTGCAAAGCCCGCGTTGGACGTTTCTGGCACCTGGCGCCCTGTTGGCTGGTTTGGGAGGCATCGGATATGCCCTGGTGTTGAGCCGAGCCAATGTGGCCGGAATCGTATTCGATGTTCATACTCTGTTGGTCGCAACCCTCGGGTTGATGATCGCGGCCCAATTGGCGAGCTTTGCTCTGTTGGCCAAGACCTTTGCCGCCTCCGAGGGGCTGCTGCCTCTTGATCAGCGAGTGGAGCGATTCACCAAGCGATTTAGCCTCGAGCGAATGCTTTCCTTGTCGGCACTGTTGATCGCAACCGGAGGGGGTGTCGTGGCTTGGAAGTCTTGGGAGTGGGCGGCCGAAGGATTTGGTGCTTTGGACTATTCCCATACGATGCGCTGGATTATTCCAGCTGCAGGAGCTATTGCGGTTGGGGCACAGTTCGCGTTCTCTAGCTTTTTGATGAGCGTCCTCCGCTTGGCCCGCCGATAG